The Streptomyces sp. NBC_01689 genome includes a window with the following:
- a CDS encoding twin-arginine translocase TatA/TatE family subunit, which yields MSELTVILLVVVVVLGIRKLPELTRSAGRAARIFKSESRALKDQRTTDGAAGPGRVVRGTVVDGEAPRPRP from the coding sequence ATGAGCGAACTGACCGTGATCCTGCTGGTCGTCGTCGTGGTCCTCGGGATCAGGAAGCTGCCCGAGCTGACCCGGTCCGCGGGAAGGGCCGCCCGGATCTTCAAGAGCGAGTCCCGGGCCCTGAAGGACCAGAGGACGACCGACGGCGCGGCGGGGCCGGGACGGGTCGTGCGGGGCACCGTCGTGGACGGGGAGGCACCGCGACCGCGGCCCTGA
- a CDS encoding CAP domain-containing protein: MSSAHPAAPAGTAVRVSVAEAHVVALVNRARHRAGCSPVSLNAKLSKAARDHSADMSDHRNMSHRGSDGSGPGRRIARAGYDWSAYGENVAYGYPTAASVMAAWMASPGHRRNILTCAFREIGVGLARPGSYWTQDFGATARRPGTRGPLWPTGSRGTGAAGRR, translated from the coding sequence GTGTCCTCGGCTCACCCGGCGGCCCCCGCGGGCACGGCGGTACGGGTGTCCGTGGCCGAGGCGCACGTGGTGGCCCTTGTCAACCGGGCCCGCCACAGGGCGGGTTGCTCCCCGGTGAGCCTGAACGCGAAGCTCTCGAAGGCCGCTCGGGACCACAGCGCGGACATGTCGGACCACCGGAACATGTCGCACCGGGGCTCCGACGGTTCCGGGCCGGGCCGACGGATCGCGCGTGCCGGGTACGACTGGAGCGCGTACGGCGAGAACGTCGCGTACGGATATCCCACCGCCGCCTCGGTCATGGCCGCCTGGATGGCCAGCCCCGGCCACCGACGCAACATTCTGACCTGTGCGTTCCGGGAGATCGGCGTCGGCCTCGCCCGCCCGGGGAGCTACTGGACGCAGGACTTCGGCGCGACGGCCCGCCGACCGGGGACGCGTGGTCCCCTGTGGCCCACCGGCTCGCGCGGGACCGGTGCGGCCGGGCGGCGGTGA
- a CDS encoding TerD family protein, whose translation MGVSLGKGGNVSLSKEAPGLTAVLVGLGWDVRTTTGADFDLDASALLLNASGKVVSDQHFVFYNNLKSPDGSVEHTGDNLTGEGEGDDESVKVNLAAVPADVDRIVFPVSIHDAEARGQSFGQIRNAFIRVVNQTGGAELARYDLSEDASTETAMVFGELYRNGAEWKFRAVGQGYASGLAGIAADFGVNV comes from the coding sequence ATGGGTGTTTCCCTGGGCAAGGGCGGCAACGTCTCGCTGAGCAAGGAGGCGCCGGGTCTGACCGCGGTGCTGGTGGGCCTGGGCTGGGACGTCCGGACCACCACCGGCGCCGACTTCGACCTGGACGCCTCCGCGCTCCTGCTGAACGCGTCGGGCAAGGTCGTCTCGGACCAGCACTTCGTGTTCTACAACAACCTGAAGAGCCCCGACGGTTCGGTCGAGCACACCGGCGACAACCTGACCGGTGAGGGCGAGGGGGACGACGAGAGCGTCAAGGTGAACCTCGCCGCCGTACCCGCCGACGTCGACAGGATCGTCTTCCCCGTGTCGATCCACGACGCCGAGGCCCGTGGGCAGAGCTTCGGACAGATCCGCAACGCCTTCATCCGGGTTGTCAACCAGACCGGCGGTGCCGAACTGGCCCGCTACGACCTGTCCGAGGACGCCTCGACGGAGACCGCGATGGTCTTCGGCGAGCTGTACCGCAACGGTGCCGAGTGGAAGTTCCGTGCCGTGGGCCAGGGGTACGCCTCCGGTCTGGCCGGGATCGCCGCGGACTTCGGCGTCAACGTCTGA